A stretch of Rhinopithecus roxellana isolate Shanxi Qingling chromosome 12, ASM756505v1, whole genome shotgun sequence DNA encodes these proteins:
- the LOC115900802 gene encoding 40S ribosomal protein S29 → MGHQQLYWSHPRKFGQGSRSCRVCSNRHGLIRKYGLNMCRQCFRQYAKDIGFIKLD, encoded by the coding sequence ATGGGTCACCAGCAGCTGTACTGGAGCCACCCGCGAAAATTCGGCCAGGGTTCTCGCTCTTGTCGCGTGTGTTCAAACCGGCACGGTCTGATCCGGAAATATGGCCTCAATATGTGCCGCCAGTGTTTCCGTCAGTACGCGAAGGATATCGGTTTCATTAAGTTGGACTAA